A genome region from Triticum aestivum cultivar Chinese Spring chromosome 2B, IWGSC CS RefSeq v2.1, whole genome shotgun sequence includes the following:
- the LOC123044044 gene encoding uncharacterized protein, protein MEPGREPTGTIVFASVGVTSFGFDVFSVAAPQTPESASAAGLAERRHTDGVSVNFNAQFKDDGGEEVAFVSERTGSAGLFLCRPGSERAVPLPAVEGSLFHDRPTVRGGRLYFVSAHEKPDGWFRSWAAVYTTDLGSEETVRVTPRGVADMSPAVSASGELLAVASYGERPWAFDFHVLETEVAVFRAADPARRVVLAARGGWPTWHGEGTVFFHRVADDGWWSVFRVDISPETLEPCSAEMRVTPPGVHCFTPAAAGRGCRWIAVATRRKGRAHRHIELFDLETEQFTSVTSLLNPELHHYNPFFSPSGERLGYHRFRGAGAPGDSLIPYRQPVRSPVSSIRMLRVHGSFPSFSPDAKYFALNGDFFKSPGVTILRADGSKRWVLAKQPNLFYTSWSPTESGVVFTSAGPIFETPKATVRVARIEFDPSELTDDRGDVYVAVKELTRPEAGNDAFPAVSPCGRWVVFRSGRSGHKNLYIVDAARGEETIRRVTEGEWIDTMPSWSPDGELIAFSSNRHEPANAAVFSIYLVRADGTGLRRVHVAGPPGSAEADKERINHVCFSPDGEWLLFTANLGGVVAEPISGPNQFQPYGDLYVCRLDGSGVRRLTCNAYENGTPTWGPPLGVESLSLGAPAADDSLGEFDEPLWLSCDV, encoded by the coding sequence ATGGAGCCCGGCCGCGAGCCTACCGGCACGATCGTGTTCGCCTCCGTCGGGGTCACCAGCTTCGGCTTCGACGtcttctccgtcgccgccccgcagACTCCCGAGAGCGCATCCGCCGCGGGGCTGGCGGAGCGCCGCCACACGGACGGCGTGTCCGTCAACTTCAACGCCCAGTTCAAggacgacggcggcgaggaggtggcgttCGTGTCCGAGCGCACCGGCTCGGCGGGCCTGTTCCTGTGCCGCCCCGGGTCCGAGCGCGCCGTGCCGCTGCCGGCCGTGGAGGGGAGCCTGTTCCACGACCGCCCCACCGTGAGGGGCGGCCGGCTGTACTTCGTCTCCGCGCACGAGAAGCCGGATGGGTGGTTCAGGAGCTGGGCGGCGGTGTACACGACGGACCTTGGCAGCGAGGAGACGGTGCGGGTGACGCCTCGGGGCGTGGCGGACATGAGCCCCGCAGTGTCCGCGTCCGGCGAGCTCCTCGCCGTCGCCTCGTACGGCGAGAGGCCGTGGGCGTTCGACTTCCACGTGCTCGAGACGGAGGTCGCCGTCTTCCGTGCCGCCGACCCCGCCCGCCGCGTCGTCCTCGCTGCTCGGGGCGGCTGGCCGACCTGGCACGGGGAGGGCACGGTGTTCTTCCACCGCGTCGCCGATGACGGCTGGTGGAGCGTCTTCCGGGTGGACATCTCGCCGGAGACCCTCGAGCCCTGCAGCGCCGAGATGCGCGTGACGCCTCCGGGCGTGCACTGCTTCACCCCTGCCGCAGCGGGCCGTGGCTGCCGTTGGATTGCAGTGGCGACGCGGCGGAAGGGGCGGGCGCACCGCCACATCGAGCTGTTCGACCTTGAGACGGAGCAATTCACCTCGGTTACCTCTCTCCTTAACCCGGAGCTGCACCATTACAACCCCTTCTTCTCGCCGTCCGGCGAGCGCCTCGGGTACCACCGCTTCCGCGGCGCGGGCGCGCCGGGCGACTCGCTGATTCCCTACCGGCAGCCGGTGCGCAGCCCGGTGAGCTCCATCCGCATGCTCCGCGTGCACGGCTCCTTCCCGTCCTTCTCGCCGGACGCGAAGTACTTCGCCCTCAACGGCGACTTCTTCAAGTCGCCCGGAGTGACCATCCTCCGCGCCGACGGCTCCAAGCGATGGGTGCTCGCCAAGCAGCCCAACCTGTTCTACACCTCGTGGAGCCCCACCGAGAGCGGGGTCGTGTTCACCTCCGCTGGCCCGATCTTTGAGACCCCGAAAGCGACGGTCCGGGTGGCGCGCATCGAGTTCGACCCGAGCGAGCTCACCGACGACCGCGGCGACGTCTACGTGGCCGTGAAGGAGCTGACCCGTCCGGAGGCCGGCAACGACGCGTTCCCGGCGGTGTCGCCGTGCGGGCGGTGGGTGGTGTTCCGGTCCGGCCGGTCGGGCCACAAGAACCTCTACATCGTCGACGCGGCGCGCGGGGAGGAGACCATACGGAGGGTCACCGAGGGCGAGTGGATCGACACGATGCCGAGCTGGTCGCCGGACGGGGAGCTGATCGCGTTCTCCTCCAACCGGCACGAGCCGGCCAACGCCGCCGTGTTCAGCATCTACCTGGTGCGGGCGGACGGGACAGGGCTGCGGCGGGTGCACGTGGCCGGGCCGCCGGGGAGTGCGGAGGCGGACAAGGAGCGGATCAACCACGTGTGCTTCAGCCCGGACGGCGAGTGGCTGCTCTTcacggcgaacctcggcggcgtcGTGGCCGAGCCCATCTCGGGGCCGAACCAGTTCCAGCCGTACGGCGACCTGTACGTGTGCCGGCTCGACGGGTCCGGTGTGCGCAGGCTCACCTGCAACGCCTACGAGAACGGCACGCCGACGTGGGGCCCGCCGCTGGGCGTGGAGTCGCTGTCGCTGGGCGCCCCCGCCGCGGACGATTCGCTGGGCGAGTTCGACGAGCCGCTGTGGCTGTCCTGCGACGTGTGA